From one Amaranthus tricolor cultivar Red isolate AtriRed21 chromosome 17, ASM2621246v1, whole genome shotgun sequence genomic stretch:
- the LOC130804205 gene encoding probable clathrin assembly protein At4g32285 — MALRKAVGQLKDQTSIGLAKVASDMAPELEVAIVKATSHDDDPADEKYIRRILTFTSYNRMYVNACITSISRRLGKTRDWVVALKALMLVHRLMNDGEPVFKQEILYATRRGTRLLNMSDFRDEAHSNSWDHSAFVRTFALYLDQRLELMLFEKNQGGRGISGAGSGHGGEIVRYEPRDDRFQSPPSRFDYDYGEFRDGPQMRRSRSFGGVGESNGREEDKAITPLREWKPERIFAKMGHLQRLLDRFLACRPTGMAKNSRMILIALYPVVRESFKLYADVCEVLAVLLDKFFDMENSDCVKAFDAYASAAKQIDELVGFYNWCKDTGVARSSEFPEVQKITDKLLETLEEFVRDRTRRPKTPERIPEPEPAPKEEEPVPDMNEIKALPAPEEPTPPPPPPPPEPEQKQVQGDLVDLREEGETADSQGNKFALALFAGPAENGNGSWQAFDNKEGVTSAWQNPAAEPGKADWELALVETASNLSHQKAAMGGGLDPLLLNGMYDSGVVRQHVTATQMSGSASSVALPGPGKTTTPVLALPAPDGTVQTVGGDPFAASLSVPPPAYVQMADMEKKQHLLVQEQVVWQQYGNSGMQGQATLAKIGGPAYYAPGTSMMMPSANPMMPYQYGMPPVNGMMPPQPGYYYNPI; from the coding sequence ATGGCTTTAAGAAAAGCGGTGGGGCAACTTAAGGACCAAACTAGTATTGGTCTCGCTAAGGTAGCTAGTGACATGGCTCCTGAGCTAGAGGTAGCCATTGTCAAGGCGACAAGTCATGATGATGATCCTGCCGATGAAAAGTACATTAGGAGAATCCTTACTTTTACGTCTTACAATCGTATGTATGTGAATGCTTGTATAACTTCTATCTCGAGGAGGTTGGGGAAGACGAGGGATTGGGTTGTTGCTTTGAAGGCATTAATGTTGGTCCACAGGCTTATGAATGATGGGGAGCCTGTTTTTAAGCAAGAGATTTTGTATGCCACTCGAAGGGGGACTAGATTGTTAAATATGTCGGATTTTAGAGATGAGGCTCACTCGAATTCTTGGGATCATTCGGCGTTTGTGCGAACTTTTGCTCTGTACTTGGATCAGAGGTTGGAACTGATGTTATTTGAGAAGAATCAAGGTGGTAGAGGGATTAGTGGGGCTGGAAGTGGTCATGGCGGTGAGATTGTAAGGTATGAGCCTAGGGATGATAGATTTCAATCCCCACCAAGTCGGTTTGATTATGATTATGGAGAGTTTAGGGATGGACCGCAGATGAGGAGGAGTAGGTCATTTGGGGGTGTCGGGGAATCAAATGGTCGGGAGGAAGATAAGGCGATCACTCCCTTGAGGGAATGGAAACCTGAGAGGATTTTTGCGAAGATGGGTCATTTGCAGAGGCTTTTGGACAGATTTTTAGCTTGTCGTCCGACTGGTATGGCCAAGAATAGCAGAATGATCCTCATTGCCTTGTACCCTGTTGTTAGGGAAAGTTTTAAGCTATATGCTGATGTATGCGAAGTTCTAGCTGTTTTGCTGGACAAATTCTTTGATATGGAGAATTCAGATTGTGTGAAGGCTTTTGATGCTTATGCTAGTGCAGCAAAGCAGATTGACGAGCTCGTGGGCTTTTACAATTGGTGCAAGGATACTGGTGTGGCAAGGTCATCTGAGTTCCCAGAAGTGCAAAAGATCACTGATAAACTCCTTGAAACCTTGGAGGAGTTCGTGAGGGACCGAACAAGGAGGCCAAAAACTCCCGAGAGAATACCAGAGCCTGAACCAGCACCCAAAGAAGAGGAACCTGTGCCCGATATGAATGAAATAAAGGCACTACCCGCACCAGAGGAACCCACTCCTCCACCACCTCCACCACCTCCAGAACCCGAACAAAAACAGGTACAAGGGGACTTAGTTGACTTAAGAGAGGAGGGAGAAACTGCTGATTCTCAGGGTAATAAATTTGCATTAGCTTTGTTTGCTGGACCTGCTGAGAATGGAAACGGGTCATGGCAAGCATTTGACAATAAAGAGGGGGTAACTTCTGCTTGGCAAAACCCAGCTGCTGAACCCGGCAAGGCCGATTGGGAGCTGGCTTTGGTAGAAACGGCTAGTAATCTTTCACATCAGAAAGCCGCAATGGGTGGTGGATTAGATCCCTTGCTTCTGAACGGTATGTATGATTCAGGAGTGGTGAGGCAACACGTGACAGCTACTCAAATGAGCGGTAGTGCCAGTAGTGTTGCATTGCCAGGACCAGGGAAAACTACAACTCCAGTTTTGGCACTCCCCGCTCCCGATGGTACAGTTCAAACAGTTGGTGGCGACCCATTTGCTGCGTCTTTGAGTGTTCCCCCTCCTGCTTACGTACAAATGGCTGACATGGAAAAGAAGCAGCATTTGCTAGTACAAGAGCAGGTAGTTTGGCAACAATATGGCAACAGTGGTATGCAAGGTCAAGCTACTTTGGCCAAGATTGGGGGGCCAGCTTACTATGCTCCAGGGACTTCGATGATGATGCCCAGTGCAAATCCGATGATGCCTTACCAATATGGAATGCCTCCGGTAAATGGGATGATGCCACCACAACCTGGTTATTACTATAACCcgatttga